Proteins encoded in a region of the Marinomonas maritima genome:
- a CDS encoding DUF6463 family protein, with product MKAMKYSGHYLVATGVIHSLIGLALGWNTLIEMHQDHWFSSTVINGQMLFDREAIVWFLLSGFFWILFGIMLQKALNEGFIPPISLAWGFIIIGMLIAIIMPVSGAYLFIIQGFILLLGIKKNNKTPL from the coding sequence ATGAAAGCCATGAAATACTCAGGTCATTATTTAGTAGCAACAGGTGTCATCCATAGCCTTATTGGATTGGCATTAGGTTGGAATACCCTAATAGAAATGCATCAAGATCATTGGTTTTCTAGCACAGTTATCAATGGACAAATGTTATTTGATCGAGAGGCAATAGTTTGGTTTTTACTTTCAGGCTTTTTCTGGATTCTATTTGGTATTATGCTTCAAAAAGCATTGAATGAAGGCTTTATACCACCAATATCATTAGCTTGGGGCTTTATTATAATAGGGATGTTAATCGCAATTATCATGCCCGTTTCCGGCGCTTATTTATTTATTATTCAAGGCTTTATTCTTTTACTAGGAATTAAAAAAAACAATAAGACTCCTTTATAA